Genomic segment of Arachis hypogaea cultivar Tifrunner chromosome 16, arahy.Tifrunner.gnm2.J5K5, whole genome shotgun sequence:
TCATGGTCCTATACCACCACTTTCTAGCACAATTACTGCATCTTCCCCCCAGCGAAACCACCAAAGATATAGTTAATAATGCCACGAGGTTGATTAGGGATTTCGTTTACCTTTTTTCCTTTGTCTCTATAATTGTCATTCAACTTCGGACATTGGTCGAGATCCATTGCGTTTCGTCTCTGTCCCTGACTATCAATGTACTTATCTAACATGCCCTGGCGGGCTAGTTTCTCGAGGAGGTCCTTTGCTATAACACAATCATCTATAGTATGACTGTACTTCTGGTGAAATGTATAGTACTTGGATTTGACCATGTATCATTGGTCTTGATAAGTTTCCGCTTTGTTTGGTGGTTTGATTAATTTGGAGTGCAACATATCTTTAATAATGTCTTCCTTTTGGTGTTGAATGGAGTTATGCGTCAAACTTTGGTGTTAATTTGAATGGCTTTTGGTCCGTCTTATTGTTTGTATGTTTGTTCCGTTTATCCTCCTCTTTGCTAGGGTTAGGTCTTTCTACTCTCTGGATTTGTCGGAGTTTTTCCATTTCAATTTGGCTTGTTGCCCTTTCTTTGAACTCGGTTAACGTCTTTGGCTTCGTCACTGCTATAATCTCTTGAAATTTTTCAGGTTGAAGCCCACTCTTTAGTGTATGTACGTGGACTTCTAGATTCAGGTTAGGTATCTCCATGGCTGCTTTTGTGAACCATGTCATGTAATCTTTAAGGCTTTCATGTTATCCTTGCTTTATAATGCTGAGATAGTATTGACATGCGGATAAATATCGGTCAAgattaccaaaaatattttttcaaatcaaAGTCACAAGTATAGTCTTAATCGACGAGATTTCCGCAAATCATAGTTAAAAAATGTGTcacaatttaaattcaataaccgggagtagaatcctGAGTCATTCCCTAGGAATTGACACAAGATGCAAATTATTGGTTGTGATTTTTCTGAAGATTTTTGAAgttgaaaacaagaaaaataaataactagaaaatTAGAGCGATATTTAACTAGTAAGAGTTAGtaattaatcaatataaaaaggCCTTGGTTCGGGGTGAGAACcggaatttctatccttattgTCTTGCCCAATGTGAGGGTAAAAGCTCATTGttctcacttagttatcctctaaatattgaagaaaagtcaaatgaaaCGATTAACTTtagctcacaagtcctagtcacttcatAAAGAAGAACTAGAGTTGATGAGTTTCAAGCTAATAAACAAtattcaattaccaatcaacacttGAATATAACAATTCAAGtggctccaattactcaaccccaAACTAAGCAAGGAAATCTACTCCATGATATTGGATGACATttcctcaaacacttggtgagcaaaattaaaagatatgataaaaactagaaaataatccaattcaaATTACCACTAAGAATAATCAACAAGAACAAAACAAGCAATAACAGTAAATATGGAAATAACTCAATGCCTTAACAAAATTCAATCATAACAAGATCCAAACATGAATTCAAGTAATGAAATggaaaagagtaatagaaaaattAGAGAAGAAAACTATAAGGAGAATGACTCCAAATGAAGGTAACCACAACTTCTCTCAGGATCCAAGTGAAAGTAAAACTAAGAGTACCAAGAACCCTAGAGAGAAGTAGGAGTTTCTCTCACTagaattcaaaactcaaaaaccaAGCTAAAGTGAAAGTGTGTTCAGTCTCAGCTCCATCCCAGCCTCTAGTCTgcattttcgggcttgaaactgggccaaaatcaGCCTAGAAAACGCCCCCATCGTATTCCTTTAATTGtagcacgtgacgctcgtcatgcgtatgcgtcagccacgcgtacgcatcggtggGCCCTGcacaaggtcacgcgtacgcatcagtcatgtGTACGCGTCGCTTGGAACTGGCTTGATCACGCGTGCGcttcagccatgcacgcgcatcgctttcagcttctcaaatcttcaaattcttgtgttccttccactttagcatgcttcctcttcatcctctatgccattcctgctctataaatcctgtaatcacttaacgcacatatcacggcattgaatgataataacagaggattaaaaattagtgatttaaaggcctaggaagcatgttttcaatcatagcacaacattaggaaggaaacttaaaaacatgcaatttacatgaataagtgtgagaatagttgacaaaacccactcaattcaatccaaaatataccataaaatagtggtttatcaagtatGAGTCATGCACATAGATTTTGGAAGCTACGAAGTTGTTAACGAAAAGGTCGGCCAGCTCATCGAAGCTTGATATAGAACTTGCAGGTAAATCAGAAAACCAGATCAAGGCAGCACCGTCTAAGAAAGTTGAAAATATACAACAAAGTATTGGGTCAGATGCACCGTTCATGAACATCATTAAGTAAAATTTAGTGACGTAAATGTTGGGATCACCGGTTCCCTCATAGGGTTTCAGTGTCATCGGCAGAGTGAAGTTCTTCGGCATCTGAAAGCTCATAACTTCCTTTGAAAAGGGATTGGTTCTCTTTATTAATGGCTTTAGGGTGACTATCATCGCGGCTTTAGTTTCTGCAGTATAGTCGTCATCGTCATCGTCAACGTCATTGGCAGGGATTTTCTGTTTCTCCCCGTCATGCCAACTATTTTGTTTCTGGTTCATTAGCTCGACCATGCGTTGGACTTCTGCTCGCAAGGACTCACTGATAGCTAGAAGCTCGGCTTGagtgggaggaggaggagggttgCTTTGCTCTTCTGCCATAGGTCGTgacctgcaaaaaaaaaaagctaaaatagGGCAGAAAAGATGATGGTGGGGTTAATTTAAAACTTCAGCCCCACGATGGGCGCTAAATGTTCCTGCGTAGTAAGCCTCGGGAAAGGTATAGCTCGTTCGATCCAAGGTTGAATTTACTTCCGCCTGAGTTGGATGAGATATACATTGGCTTCTCAAGAACGGAGGCGGTGGACACCTGCAAAAGCACTCCAACGctcaaattaaaaagaaaatgagatgaATATATTGCTATTCAAAATAAATAGTACCTTCTTTTGCTTAGGGTTTTTTCTTTTATAGACTTTTGAGTTCGAACGTGCTATCGTATCATTACTTAGTTGACCTATTTTTTAAGTGATTCACTTGGAGATTTCTTCTGAAGACGCGTTATCTTTAGTAACTAAATTATACACGTAATTTtggatttttcttctgttttttgttatCATGCCGATTTATAGATTTTGCGGGCGAGTTATATAGAATGGATCACTTCTTATATACCAAATTTCTTTATatcattataaaatatgattattattaattaattatgtatttaaattattttacttaataaaaaaagaaacaaacgTATTAGTTACttaattattaagaaaatattAACATGAAAATAGTATGGAAAGTGGGCAATGCATCGCATAGCAGAGTTATTACTTATTTAGTATTTACCTAGATTTTGTACGATAAAAGTATACATGTTTTGGTTAAAAAAAGTGTATTGTACATGTATAACGGAGTGATCCATATATACACCTCATTAAGTCATGTTTTTGCCGTTTAGTGCCTTGCTGCTTCAATCTACATACATATTTTGCCTCCCCAGAATTTAGTTCCAAGTTTccattaaaaaaaagaagaaaaaaaaaaaaagaaaactaaataactaaaaaggtCCCAACATGCAACCTGAGCATTACTTCTCGGAGAAGTCCTCGTTCCCCGTTGCCGTCGATGAGGACGACAAAGCCACCGAGTTCCGTCCGCTCTCGGCAGCGCGGCCACACATGCTTACCTTCCACCTGGCATGGCTGAACCTCTTCTCCTGCTTCTTCTCCACCTTTTCCATTCCCCCACTCCTTCCGATCATCCGTGAAGACCTCAAACTCACCGCCGCGGAAATAGGCGCCGCTGGCACCGCCTCCTTTGCGGGCTCCATCTTCTCCCGCCTCCTCATGGGACCCACCTGTGACCTCGTCGGCCCCCGCATAGCCTCTGGCACGCTCTCCCTCCTCACCGCCCCAATCATCCTCGCTACCTCCCTGGCCTCCACACCCACCTCCTTCATCGCCGTCCGCTTCCTCGTCGGTTTCTGCCTCGCTAATTTTGTCTCCAGCCAGTTCTGGATGAGCTCCATGTTCTCCGGCAACGTCGTCGGCCTCGCCAACGGCGTTGTCGCAGGCTGGGCCAACGTCGGCTCTGGCGTGACCCAACTCGTCATGCCCGTCGTCTACTCCCTCTTCATCTCACTATTCAACCTCCCTTCCTCCACCGCATGGCGCTTATCATTCATAATCCCGGCAATTTTCCAAGCCACCACCGGAACCTTGGTTTTGTTATACGGTCAAGATCTCCCTTCTAGTAACCACAACACCAAGAGAGGTAGTTAAGATTTAAGATTATATATTGATCAAGGCCAAAAACAAAAACAGAGTAAACTCTCAACTGAGGGGTCAAAATGTTATGTGTCAGCAAAGAATTAATCACCAAATCAGTCGTATCTGTATATAACggctcattttttgtaaacacTTAATATAATCAAGAAAATGTATTAGATAAAAGTAGAATTAGAAGTATATATTCATGGTTTAAAGATACAATAGTAATGACAcaattaaagaaacatcaaattgaatgaaaataaaatgagtactgagatataattaaatattatattattgtatataaatGTAATAGAATCCTAATATATATATTGTAACAGGTACTAATCGAAAGGAGAGTGTATTTGTTGTTGTGGTGCGTGGGTTGTCGAATTACAGAGGATGGGTTCTGGGACTGCTGTATGCGTCGTCGTTTGGGATGGAGCTTACAATGGACAACATAATAGCGGAGTATTTCTATGACAGGTTCGGGGTGAATGTTCAGACGGCGGGGACCATAGCGGCGTGTTTTGGGATGGCGAATGTGTTTTCGAGGCCAATGGGTGGAGTGATGTCTGACAGGATGGGAAAGAGGTTCGGGATGAGAGGGAGGCTTTGGGGGGTGTGGGCGGTTCAGACGGTGGCCGGTTTGCTGTGTGTGTTGCTAGGCCGAGTTGACTCGCTTTGGAGCTCGGTGCTTGTTATGTGCTGCTTTTCAGTGTTTGTTCAAGCCGCTTCTGGCCTCATCTTTGGCGTGGTTCCTTTCGTTTCCAAGAGGTTAGCTGCTATATTCTCGCttcatcaaatttatttttttgtttttcaattgaATCTTtaagttgttttttattttataattagattatttttatattaaaaatattaaaattaatagaatatttttttaaaaaatatttaataaaaaatgtaattaaatttttaattatagatattttatattaaaaattttaattataaaattaaaaataatataaaaatataattaaaaaaaatataaaaattaagaatttaataaaattataaaaaataataaaataattaaattaaaaaaaacagtACTCTTTATACAAAATTAAtagttattaataattattagatggTAATTTAACCAAttctatcaaattatttaataattattaacttcacataaaaaCAATTATACGtaaatttttatcattaaaaacTAAATAGTAAGTacacacaaaaataattttagaatcatTCCTACATTTTATTcttcaattaattaattggtgTAGTAAGTAGacacaaaaataattttagaatcatTCCTACATTTTATTAATTGTTATGTGAGTATTGTCCAGTAAATATAAACAATACAATCAAAGTAATTAATTACCAAAACAATCAAAGTAAAACTactattatatttttgtatttttatttgtattttgatcAATTGCATTAGTgatagtttttaaatttaaatttcaatctaacttaattatattatttattaaatttgtttGTAAGTAGTATAATGTCATTCCTGTATTTCTATATAGATGATTAATCTCTAATATTTACGATTCCTATACCGGCATCCTTACAAAATTAAGCACATAGTTACTAGCTATTTGTAGCTCAAAATCTATACTTTTAAACTTTCAAAACAATTTCTCGTTACATTTAAAAGTTATGATTAAATCACCACTGTTAGTGGATATATATAACacaaacatataaaaataagagtacGACCTTAAGGATGACTTAGGCTGTCCCTGatgatttcaaatttttaatttataaagatGATTGATTTATTAAGGATGTAATctgaaaattttaattactatatgaattttattagtcttaaaaaattattttctaaaaatatatttttatttaattattagttgagCCATCCCTATTAATACCTACCTAGCACTATAATATTTTGGGTATATGATCATGGTTTTTTTTGTCAcggtaaaaaattataattatagatcTTCTATGATCACGATTTTTTATCGTGGCTAAAGAAACAaaagctatggtcacgatttttaaaAATAGGGTGATTATAAAATATCTATAATCACAGTTTTTTAAAAAGAGTGGCCTAAAAGAATCTACGATCACGGTTTTAGAAGGTGATCTAAAAGAgtttatggtcacgatttttttacaataacaaaaaagagtctatggtcatagttttttaaaaaaatgatgacCTAAAAGGGCTTATGATCACGATTTTAAAGAGGGGTGACCATAAATAaagctatgatcacggttttaagGTGAGGTGACTATAGATAAGACTATGATCACGATTTTAAAGTGGAATGACCATAAAAATTATGGTCATATTTCTAAGGAGGGATCACCCTTTTTATTAGttataatcaaaattttttactGCAACCATAGACATTTTTTTAGTATAGAGCATgaaaagaaataatatttaaatatctaaatttttatcaattaatatttaaaataatatttaaactttaattataacttaatttaacttttttatttttaattgagtcaATTTATACCTGAAATTTTAAAGTTTGACTCAGTTGGCCCTTCCATTCACAAAAAAAGAAGAATGCTATACCCTTCTTGTGTTAATGTGAAGTATAGTGACTACAAACGCCCCGGTCCGTAAATAGTCATGCATATGCTCATGCTTTGGTCATGTTGTTTGTATATATCGTGTGCGTTCACTCTCAATAAAATTGCTTTTTTCCAACTTAATTACTCCAGAGTTTCTATTtgctatttttatatataaatattaattaaaattttaattataactaatgATATATGTACCTAAAAAATTATTCACCAATTAATTACCGTattaattatgaaaaaatttaattatattattacaaataaatttgattattctaatatgataaatataattattttaataattgattataatattaagagaaaattttatttttttaaagagatATTAAAATAACATTTTACTCTCTTACTcccttttatttataaaatatacactCTCAtctcttataacttttaaaaaattttatttttaatttattttaacttttttgtaTTAAGTAacattaactttatctattttttaagaaaaaataaattattttttataaaaatatcttttagtaaaatttttttattaaattttatttaccaaactaccctctaataaattatttttttattaattaaattgtatttttttcaaaatatttttttaaaaatttttttaccgattaaattatttttttctaagatactcttcaataattttgtaattattaaagaacttgttttataaaaatgtgaaggAATgagatgttaattttttaaatttgggaTTTATCCATCTCAACTTGTTTTTAAGTTTTGAtaaatttgttaataatttttaatagttctatgaaataaattatttattaatattaattattatacatatgaacagtggtaagatttttttatttaatattaaaataatatgtattgatatcgaaaaattaatactaaaataaaaataattgttaacaaaaattttggtaaaatcacaatttaataattaaaaaaattattgaaggatatcttagaaaaaaataatttaatcattaaaatttttttaaaaaaatattttgataaaaaatacaatttaattagtaaaaaaataatttgttaaaggctattttgttaaataaaatttaatcacaaaaaaataaaatttttattaaagggtatttttgtaaaaaatattttattttttcttaaaaaatagataaagttaaccttaattaacacacaaaatttaaaatagatttaatttttttttaagttataagGGAGAGAAGTGTGCATTTTACAAATAAAAGGGAGGAAAGTGTTATTTTAGcaccaaaaaatttaaattttcttataatattaaaaattataaaaaaatatataaaattgatttggaaattaattttttatattaacaaaatCATTATTGCAAAGTTATTTGTCAATTCAGATAATAAACAATTATTTTAGATATACACAAAAAATCTGATATCAAATcaactatttatataaaatatatattaagaataatttaaaacaataatatatttatacaaaaatacatTATAATTGATCTAAagactaatttttaatatttaaaacaataatttttgcctttgaagttttaaatttgtcaaaatttttgaaagtactcataaattttattttattttaatttaattttagaaatatttaattTGCATCAATTGTACTCCGCCAGCTAAACTTTTATGAAATTGAGAATCAATCAAATAATCATGTTTGACTACTCAGAACATGTCTAATTTACCTGTATTAAAGTTCTTCTTACAAAATTGTCTTTAAATTGATCCTATTAGCTTATATGGATATATTTAAtggaaataaaaattttattaataaaattaaaataaaataaaatttaaaaatatttttaaaattttaaaaacaaaaaatatactttgttttattttttataacaaaaatataaaaataaataaacttgcGTTTATTTATAAACAGATCACTGGGAGTAATAGCAGGAATGACCGGAAGCGGTGGAACTATAGGAGCAGTTGTGACGCAAATGTTGCTGTTTTCAAGCGGCAACTTATCTAAACAGACAAGTATATCCGTGATGGGTCTATTTATCATATTTTGTACTCTTCCTGTAACTTTGATTTACTTCTCTCATTCGGGAGGAATGTTTTGTGGTCCTATCTCATGCGAGGATTCGATCCAAGAAAATTACAGTCTTTTGGAATAATATCCAACACTTTCATTTATATTCGAAGAAGAGCCAAATACGCGTATTAGGTCATGTATAACTAAATTGGTCAATGTAATCTATGACATATACTGATATACTATAATCCGctgaattaatttatattataattaattttctatactttttcttgtaattaagtttattttatttgaagAGCGAGAACTTTATCCAGCTAATAAAATAAAGTGAATTATCtctcattataaaaaaaaatcaagtataattatttttatataaaattaataattaaaaattattataataatttaatcaaacatattaaattatctaataattcttaattaataaatttacacgtaaaaaaaattacatataaatttttatcatcTCTAATTCTCTATCTTTTCAATCCCGTTATATAATggcaacaataattaattaacatgATCACTATATTGATAATGGATGAGGTATAAATAACAAATTTTTTGTACTGAGTAattgttttataatttattttattataacaaATATAACAAgcttaaaaaagaattttattagttatttattaataaaaaataaaatttactatTTATAAACGTTTCAACCATCAATAAAAGATTAaatcattagatatattaaatagaattttattaacTCGTGTTTCAAGAATATAAACtaagaatattataaaaaatattttattaaaattattaaaaaataaatatttttatattttaatacattaaatatataaaattaaaaattttttattattatatttttaaaaagttagtTAAATTCTATTAATTGTTATTGctgtttttatatataaaaaaattactttttcattttagaTTTTAGTGACAATTTTAACAGATAGGTAACATGTAAAATTGATTACTTATGTGGGAAAATGTTTCATCCGTGGTGGGATTATTAgttacaagaaaaaaaatagacaaaACGTCGTATTATCAGTAAAATGTTTTTTGGTGAATATTCACGTTTTTAtatgaaattgataattaaaaaatattaaataataatttagttaaatatattaaattatttaataattatcaacTATGAATGTCGCTTAATTTACAAAACATCACATGTATAATCTATTGATAATTTACAAAACTTTAGATAATAACTTCGTTTGTATGGATTTTATATAAtgttttagtttttagaatttAGTCTCATTTTTTAACCAGTGTTTTGATTTTTTCTGGTTGTTGTTACGTTGCTTGTCGCTTGAGCTGTTTTTTGAAAGACTAGCGGCATTAAAGATATTTGCAGGTCTCTCCCACCCACCTCCATATACTCCATACCCTGCCTTTGGCTGTGGCTGGATCAGAAACTCAAGCACCGCCAATTCCTCTGTCTTCACCCGATATATGCAGTTCACTGGGCATGACTCAATAGACACCTAagattttcatgtattatttagAAGCATATATAATTCATCAAGAGGGAGCTGGactaaattttagagaaaaacaaaagttaattttgtatttttataacaCAGAAGAG
This window contains:
- the LOC112755205 gene encoding high affinity nitrate transporter 2.7 — encoded protein: MQPEHYFSEKSSFPVAVDEDDKATEFRPLSAARPHMLTFHLAWLNLFSCFFSTFSIPPLLPIIREDLKLTAAEIGAAGTASFAGSIFSRLLMGPTCDLVGPRIASGTLSLLTAPIILATSLASTPTSFIAVRFLVGFCLANFVSSQFWMSSMFSGNVVGLANGVVAGWANVGSGVTQLVMPVVYSLFISLFNLPSSTAWRLSFIIPAIFQATTGTLVLLYGQDLPSSNHNTKRGTNRKESVFVVVVRGLSNYRGWVLGLLYASSFGMELTMDNIIAEYFYDRFGVNVQTAGTIAACFGMANVFSRPMGGVMSDRMGKRFGMRGRLWGVWAVQTVAGLLCVLLGRVDSLWSSVLVMCCFSVFVQAASGLIFGVVPFVSKRSLGVIAGMTGSGGTIGAVVTQMLLFSSGNLSKQTSISVMGLFIIFCTLPVTLIYFSHSGGMFCGPISCEDSIQENYSLLE